Proteins from a genomic interval of Youhaiella tibetensis:
- the phnC gene encoding phosphonate ABC transporter ATP-binding protein — protein sequence MLRIENVTRRFGSKVAVEKVDIDIPAGQMVGVIGRSGAGKSTLLRMINRLIDVSEGTISFDGLKVSELRGQALRDWQRDCAMIFQQFNLVPRLDVVTNVMLGRLNRRSTVQSVLKIFSQEEQMMALKALERLDIAQTAMQRAGTLSGGQQQRVAIARALMQEPKMILADEPIASLDPRNAQVVMDSLRDINRNDGITVITNLHTLDTARNYCERIIGMQGGCVVFDGTPDQLTTDVARQIYGADGLDEAFSEAMTSTSIEPANKPKRKRKNAADIVAANQLGEAGVSLPN from the coding sequence ATGCTCAGGATTGAAAACGTCACGCGCCGGTTCGGCAGCAAGGTCGCCGTCGAGAAGGTCGATATCGACATTCCGGCCGGGCAGATGGTCGGGGTGATCGGGCGGTCGGGCGCGGGCAAGTCCACGCTGCTGCGCATGATCAACCGGCTGATCGATGTCAGCGAAGGCACGATTTCCTTCGATGGCCTCAAGGTTTCCGAATTGAGGGGGCAGGCGCTGCGCGACTGGCAGCGCGACTGCGCCATGATCTTCCAGCAGTTCAACCTGGTGCCGCGGCTCGACGTGGTGACCAACGTGATGCTGGGGCGGCTCAATCGCCGCTCGACCGTGCAGTCGGTCCTCAAGATCTTCTCGCAGGAAGAACAGATGATGGCGCTCAAGGCGCTCGAGCGCCTCGATATCGCGCAGACCGCCATGCAGCGCGCCGGCACGCTTTCGGGCGGCCAGCAGCAGCGCGTGGCGATTGCACGGGCCCTGATGCAGGAGCCCAAGATGATCCTCGCGGACGAGCCCATCGCGTCGCTCGATCCGCGCAATGCCCAGGTGGTGATGGACTCGCTGCGCGACATCAACCGCAATGACGGGATCACGGTCATCACGAACCTCCACACGCTCGATACGGCGCGCAACTACTGCGAGCGCATCATCGGCATGCAGGGCGGGTGCGTGGTGTTCGACGGGACGCCCGACCAGCTCACGACCGATGTGGCGCGCCAGATCTACGGGGCCGACGGGCTCGACGAAGCGTTCTCGGAGGCGATGACCTCCACCAGCATCGAGCCGGCGAACAAGCCCAAGCGCAAGCGCAAGAACGCGGCCGACATCGTGGCGGCCAACCAGCTCGGCGAAGCCGGCGTCAGCCTGCCCAACTAA
- the phnF gene encoding phosphonate metabolism transcriptional regulator PhnF produces MALWRRVADDIRLDINGGRFIDGGKLPTEGELATRFDVNRHTVRRALAVLEEEGIVRAEQGRGRFVRAARRLSYPIGRRTRFSAGLAGQASDVHGELLESRIETPPLPVSKALGLTPATRVLRMESLSFADGRPLTRATTWTGPSTRFPALADDFRELGSMTAALRRAGITDYTRQETRISARYAESSESHQMGLAPGAVLLVGTYVNRDQDSVAFQYTMTRFAADRVELVVSAE; encoded by the coding sequence GTGGCACTCTGGCGGCGCGTGGCCGATGACATCCGGCTCGACATCAACGGCGGCAGGTTCATCGATGGCGGCAAGCTCCCCACCGAAGGCGAGCTGGCAACCCGCTTCGACGTCAACCGTCACACCGTCCGCCGCGCTCTCGCGGTGCTTGAGGAAGAAGGCATCGTCCGCGCCGAACAGGGCCGCGGCCGCTTCGTCCGCGCCGCCCGGCGGCTCAGCTACCCCATCGGCCGCCGCACCCGCTTCTCCGCCGGTCTCGCCGGCCAGGCCAGCGACGTCCACGGCGAACTCCTCGAATCCCGCATCGAGACCCCGCCCCTTCCCGTGAGCAAGGCCCTCGGCCTCACACCCGCAACCCGCGTATTGCGTATGGAAAGCCTCTCCTTCGCCGACGGCCGCCCCCTCACCCGCGCCACCACCTGGACCGGCCCCTCCACCCGCTTCCCGGCCTTGGCCGACGACTTCCGCGAACTGGGCTCGATGACCGCCGCGCTCCGCCGCGCCGGCATCACCGACTACACCCGCCAGGAAACCCGCATCTCGGCCCGCTACGCCGAGTCCTCCGAAAGCCACCAGATGGGCCTCGCCCCCGGCGCCGTGCTCCTCGTAGGCACCTACGTCAACCGCGACCAGGACAGCGTGGCCTTCCAATACACCATGACGAGGTTTGCTGCGGATCGCGTGGAACTGGTGGTGAGCGCGGAGTAG
- the phnG gene encoding phosphonate C-P lyase system protein PhnG: MAETSLKSERDAERQRVMAALAAAPTRALAEIWDEWADKPQTQRVRGPETGLVMVRGRTGGGGSPFNLGEATVTRATVRLPGGEIGHSYALGRDGEKAVVAATLDALWQTEARQRVMEAVALLEQAASEADAQRRAETAATRVNFFTMVRGED, from the coding sequence GTGGCCGAGACGAGTTTGAAGAGCGAACGGGACGCCGAGCGGCAGCGGGTGATGGCGGCCCTGGCCGCTGCGCCGACGCGGGCGCTGGCGGAAATCTGGGATGAATGGGCCGACAAGCCGCAGACGCAGCGCGTGCGCGGGCCGGAAACCGGCCTTGTCATGGTGCGCGGGCGGACGGGCGGGGGCGGATCGCCCTTCAATCTCGGTGAAGCGACGGTGACACGGGCGACGGTGCGGCTCCCGGGTGGCGAGATCGGGCATTCCTATGCGCTCGGGCGCGATGGCGAGAAGGCGGTGGTTGCGGCCACGCTCGATGCGCTGTGGCAGACCGAGGCGCGGCAGCGCGTGATGGAAGCGGTCGCGTTGCTGGAGCAGGCGGCATCGGAGGCCGATGCGCAGCGCCGGGCCGAGACGGCGGCGACGCGCGTCAACTTCTTCACCATGGTGCGCGGAGAGGATTGA
- a CDS encoding DapH/DapD/GlmU-related protein translates to MKNLSERPSVHPTAEVRASELGRYTEVGERSHVYESVIDDYSYLVRDCEVYSARIGKFSNIASHVRINATNHPIERATLHHFTYRAGDYFEDAEHEAEFFARRKARVVTIGHDTWIGHGTTILPGVTVGDGAVIGSGAVVTKDVAPYTVVGGVPAKLIKERFSQKVGERMQKLAWWDWSHAELRAALEDFRSLTGEEFLVKYGG, encoded by the coding sequence ATGAAAAACCTCTCCGAACGTCCTTCCGTCCATCCGACCGCAGAGGTGCGGGCGTCCGAGCTTGGGCGCTATACGGAGGTGGGGGAGCGCAGTCATGTCTATGAGAGCGTGATCGACGACTACTCGTACCTGGTGCGCGATTGCGAGGTGTATTCGGCGCGGATCGGCAAGTTCTCCAACATTGCCAGCCATGTGCGGATCAACGCCACCAACCATCCGATCGAGCGGGCGACGCTGCATCACTTCACCTATCGCGCCGGGGACTATTTCGAGGATGCCGAGCACGAGGCGGAGTTCTTCGCCAGGCGCAAGGCGCGGGTGGTGACGATCGGGCACGATACCTGGATCGGGCACGGGACGACGATCCTGCCGGGGGTCACGGTGGGCGACGGGGCGGTGATCGGCTCGGGCGCGGTGGTGACCAAGGACGTGGCGCCCTACACCGTCGTCGGCGGCGTGCCGGCCAAGCTCATCAAGGAGCGGTTTTCGCAAAAGGTGGGCGAGCGGATGCAGAAGCTGGCCTGGTGGGACTGGAGCCATGCCGAACTGCGCGCGGCGCTCGAGGATTTCCGTTCGCTGACGGGCGAGGAGTTTCTGGTGAAGTATGGGGGGTGA
- a CDS encoding alpha-D-ribose 1-methylphosphonate 5-phosphate C-P-lyase PhnJ, with protein sequence MSGAIANYNFAYLDEQTKRMIRRAILKAIAIPGYQVPFASREMPMPYGWGTGGVQVTAAVIGPDDVLKVIDQGADDTTNAVSIRAFFAKTAEVATTTHTRDATIIQTRHRIPEVPLSEGQILVYQVPIPEPLRFLEPRETETRKMHALEEYGLMYVKLYEDIAKHGEIATTYAYPVKVEGRYVMDPSPTPKFDNPKMHMTGALQLFGAGREKRIYAVPPYTNVVSLDFEDHPFEVQKFSEPCALCGATGVYLDEVVLDDRGGHMFVCSDTDHCEDRREHGHRGALAGHDLEAAQ encoded by the coding sequence ATGAGCGGCGCGATTGCGAACTACAACTTTGCCTATCTGGACGAACAGACCAAGCGCATGATCCGCCGGGCGATCCTCAAGGCGATCGCCATTCCCGGCTACCAGGTGCCGTTCGCCAGCCGCGAAATGCCCATGCCCTATGGCTGGGGCACGGGCGGCGTGCAGGTGACGGCGGCGGTGATCGGGCCGGACGACGTGCTCAAGGTCATCGACCAGGGCGCGGACGACACGACCAATGCGGTCTCGATCCGGGCGTTCTTCGCCAAGACCGCCGAGGTGGCCACCACCACCCATACGAGGGACGCCACGATCATCCAGACGCGCCACCGCATTCCGGAGGTGCCGCTGAGCGAGGGCCAGATCCTCGTCTACCAGGTGCCGATCCCCGAGCCGCTGCGCTTCCTCGAGCCGCGCGAGACCGAGACGCGGAAAATGCATGCGCTCGAGGAATATGGGCTGATGTATGTGAAGCTCTACGAGGACATCGCCAAGCATGGCGAGATCGCCACGACCTATGCCTATCCGGTCAAGGTTGAGGGGCGCTACGTGATGGACCCGTCCCCGACCCCCAAGTTCGACAATCCCAAGATGCACATGACCGGGGCGCTTCAGCTGTTCGGGGCAGGGCGCGAGAAGCGGATCTATGCGGTGCCGCCCTATACGAACGTGGTCAGCCTCGACTTCGAGGACCATCCGTTCGAGGTGCAGAAATTCTCCGAGCCTTGCGCGCTGTGCGGGGCAACGGGCGTCTATCTCGACGAGGTGGTGCTCGATGACAGGGGCGGGCACATGTTCGTGTGCTCGGACACCGACCATTGCGAGGACCGGCGCGAGCACGGCCATCGCGGGGCCCTCGCGGGCCATGACCTTGAGGCTGCGCAATGA
- a CDS encoding aldehyde dehydrogenase family protein yields MAEIFKNLIDGEWVGEGESKNINPSNTADVVGVYAQATVEDTKQAIAAAKAAFPKWSRSGLLERHAILSKTAHEILARKEELGRLLSREEGKTLPEGIGEVTRAAQIFEFFAGEALRLNGEIIPSVRPGVGVEITREAVGVVGIITPWNFPIAIPTWKIAPALCHGNTVVIKPADLVPGSTWAIVEILQRAGLPKGVLNLVMGRGSVVGQTMLDSPDVDAVTFTGSVGTGKRVAEASVKLMRKFQLEMGGKNPTIVLDDADMKVAVESVAQSAFFSTGQRCTASSRVIVTEGIHDAFVAALSERVRSLKVDDALKAGTDIGPVVDASQLKQDTDYIEIGKKEGAKLAVGGELVKCDTEGFYLQPTLFTEATNQMRISREEIFGPVAAVIRVKDYEEALATANDTEFGLSAGIVTTSLKYATHFKRNSEAGMVMVNVPTAGVDFHVPFGGRKGSSYGPKEQGTYAKEFFTQVKTAYTAAG; encoded by the coding sequence ATGGCCGAAATCTTCAAGAACCTGATCGACGGCGAATGGGTCGGCGAGGGCGAGAGCAAGAACATCAATCCCTCCAACACCGCCGATGTGGTTGGCGTTTACGCGCAGGCGACGGTGGAGGACACCAAGCAGGCCATCGCGGCCGCCAAGGCGGCATTCCCGAAATGGTCGCGCTCGGGCCTGCTGGAGCGCCACGCGATCCTTTCCAAGACCGCCCATGAAATCCTGGCGCGCAAGGAAGAACTCGGGCGCCTGCTCAGCCGCGAGGAAGGCAAGACGCTGCCCGAGGGCATCGGCGAGGTGACCCGCGCCGCGCAGATCTTCGAGTTCTTCGCCGGCGAGGCGCTGCGGCTCAATGGCGAGATCATCCCCTCGGTGCGTCCGGGCGTGGGCGTGGAAATCACCCGCGAAGCGGTTGGCGTGGTCGGCATCATCACGCCGTGGAACTTCCCGATCGCCATCCCGACCTGGAAGATCGCCCCGGCGCTCTGCCACGGCAACACCGTGGTCATCAAGCCGGCCGACCTGGTGCCTGGCTCGACCTGGGCGATCGTGGAAATTCTCCAGCGCGCGGGCCTGCCCAAGGGCGTGCTGAACCTGGTCATGGGCCGCGGCTCGGTGGTGGGCCAGACGATGCTCGACAGCCCGGATGTGGATGCCGTGACCTTCACGGGCTCGGTCGGCACGGGCAAGCGCGTGGCCGAAGCTTCGGTCAAGCTAATGCGCAAGTTCCAGCTCGAAATGGGCGGCAAGAACCCGACCATAGTGCTCGACGACGCCGACATGAAGGTTGCCGTCGAAAGCGTGGCGCAGAGCGCCTTCTTCTCGACTGGCCAGCGCTGCACGGCCTCCTCGCGCGTGATCGTGACGGAAGGCATCCACGACGCGTTCGTGGCCGCGCTGAGCGAACGCGTGCGTAGCCTCAAGGTGGACGATGCGCTCAAGGCCGGCACCGATATCGGGCCGGTGGTGGACGCCAGCCAGCTCAAGCAGGACACCGACTATATCGAGATCGGCAAGAAGGAAGGCGCCAAGCTTGCCGTGGGTGGCGAACTGGTCAAGTGCGACACCGAAGGCTTCTACCTGCAGCCGACGCTGTTCACGGAAGCCACCAACCAGATGCGGATTTCTCGCGAGGAGATCTTCGGGCCGGTGGCGGCGGTGATCCGCGTCAAGGATTACGAGGAAGCGCTCGCGACTGCGAACGACACGGAATTCGGGCTTTCAGCCGGTATCGTGACGACCTCGCTCAAGTACGCGACGCACTTCAAGCGCAACTCGGAAGCGGGCATGGTGATGGTCAACGTGCCGACGGCGGGCGTCGATTTCCACGTGCCGTTCGGCGGCCGCAAGGGCTCGAGCTACGGCCCCAAGGAACAGGGCACCTACGCCAAGGAGTTCTTCACGCAGGTGAAGACGGCCTATACCGCCGCCGGCTGA
- the phnL gene encoding phosphonate C-P lyase system protein PhnL, translated as MTALLQVKSVAKTFTMHLRGGVVLPVVDGVDFEVNAGECVVLGGPSGAGKSSILKMVYGNYAVDSGEILLMHEGAPVDLAAATPRMVLALRRDTIGYVSQFLRTVPRVSALDVVAEPLVVRGVEHEAAQVKAQELLARLNLPERLWGLPPATFSGGEQQRVNIARGFITDHSVLLLDEPTASLDAANRAIVVEMIAEKKRAGTAMLGIFHDEDVRNVVADRIVDVTGFAARKAA; from the coding sequence ATGACTGCTCTTCTTCAAGTCAAAAGCGTCGCCAAGACCTTCACCATGCACCTGCGCGGTGGCGTGGTGCTGCCGGTGGTGGATGGCGTCGATTTCGAGGTGAATGCCGGCGAATGCGTGGTGCTCGGCGGGCCATCGGGGGCGGGCAAGAGCTCGATCCTCAAGATGGTCTACGGCAATTATGCGGTGGATAGCGGCGAAATCCTGCTGATGCACGAGGGCGCGCCGGTGGACCTGGCCGCGGCTACCCCGCGCATGGTGCTGGCGCTGCGGCGCGACACCATCGGCTATGTCAGCCAGTTCCTGCGCACAGTACCGCGCGTATCGGCGCTGGACGTGGTGGCCGAGCCGCTGGTGGTGCGTGGCGTCGAGCACGAGGCGGCGCAGGTAAAGGCGCAGGAGCTGCTGGCGCGGCTCAACCTGCCGGAGCGACTGTGGGGTCTGCCGCCGGCGACGTTCTCGGGCGGCGAGCAGCAGCGGGTCAATATTGCGCGCGGGTTCATCACCGACCATTCGGTGCTGCTGCTGGACGAGCCGACGGCTTCGCTCGATGCCGCGAACCGGGCGATCGTGGTCGAGATGATCGCCGAGAAGAAGCGGGCAGGGACGGCGATGCTCGGAATTTTCCATGACGAGGATGTACGCAACGTGGTGGCGGACCGGATCGTGGATGTGACGGGGTTTGCGGCCAGGAAGGCGGCTTGA
- a CDS encoding carbon-phosphorus lyase complex subunit PhnI: MYVAVKGGEAAIANAHKLLADRRRGDRSVPALRIDQIVEQLGLAVDRAMGEGSLYDRELAALAIMQARGDLIEAIFLVRAYRTTLPRFGYSNPIDTSAMLVERRVSATFKDLPGGQVLGPTFDYTHRLLDPELAAGAEVAEPDMQDAGDTAMPRVTDLLAHEGLVEPDTGFGNEGAEDGEIGDLTREPLQFPLDRDLRLQALARGDEGFLLALGYSTQRGYGRTHPFVGEIRIGEVEVELEVAELDFPLKLGRIRVTECQMVNQFKGSANVPPQFTRGYGLVFGQAERKAMAMSLCDRALRARELDEDIVAPAQDEEFVISHSDNVQATGFVEHLKLPHYVDFQAELDLIRRLRAEHDARVARDEMQEAAE; this comes from the coding sequence ATGTACGTTGCCGTAAAGGGTGGCGAAGCCGCCATTGCCAATGCCCACAAGCTGCTTGCCGACCGTCGCCGTGGCGACCGCTCGGTGCCGGCGTTGCGGATCGACCAGATCGTCGAGCAACTGGGGCTGGCCGTCGATCGCGCCATGGGCGAGGGCTCGCTCTATGACCGCGAACTGGCCGCTCTGGCCATCATGCAGGCGCGGGGCGATCTGATCGAGGCGATCTTCCTCGTGCGCGCCTATCGCACGACGCTGCCACGCTTCGGCTATTCCAACCCCATCGATACCAGCGCCATGCTGGTCGAACGCCGCGTTTCGGCGACGTTCAAGGACCTGCCCGGCGGGCAGGTGCTGGGGCCGACCTTCGATTATACGCACCGCCTGCTCGACCCGGAGCTCGCCGCGGGCGCGGAGGTGGCCGAGCCCGATATGCAGGATGCGGGCGATACGGCCATGCCGCGCGTTACCGACCTCCTCGCCCACGAAGGGCTGGTCGAGCCCGATACCGGGTTCGGCAATGAAGGGGCCGAGGATGGCGAGATCGGCGACCTGACGCGCGAGCCGCTGCAATTCCCGCTCGACCGCGACCTGCGCCTGCAGGCGCTGGCGCGCGGCGACGAAGGGTTCCTGCTGGCGCTCGGCTACTCGACGCAGCGCGGCTATGGCCGCACCCACCCGTTCGTCGGCGAAATCCGCATCGGCGAGGTCGAGGTGGAGCTGGAAGTGGCGGAACTGGATTTTCCGCTCAAGCTCGGGCGCATCCGCGTCACCGAGTGCCAGATGGTCAACCAGTTCAAGGGCTCGGCCAATGTGCCGCCGCAGTTTACCCGGGGCTACGGGCTGGTGTTCGGGCAGGCCGAGCGCAAGGCCATGGCCATGTCGCTCTGCGACCGGGCGCTGCGGGCGCGCGAGCTCGACGAGGACATCGTGGCGCCGGCGCAGGACGAGGAATTCGTCATTTCCCATTCCGACAACGTGCAGGCCACCGGGTTCGTGGAGCACCTCAAGCTTCCGCACTACGTGGACTTCCAGGCCGAGCTGGACCTGATCCGGCGGCTGCGGGCCGAGCACGATGCGCGCGTGGCGCGGGACGAGATGCAGGAGGCAGCCGAATGA
- a CDS encoding SIMPL domain-containing protein, whose product MRPITALVPFALATALTAPAFAQEAPRPGTISIEGRAEVTAAPDTAFVTSGVTTQGETAREALDANTKAMADLIAALKASNIEAKDIQTSGFSVNPNYVYSDERDANGYSKPPKIAGYQVSNAVTVRVRDLPSLGQVLDKAVTVGANTINGVSFSVADPSKLYDEARKAAFVDAKEKADLYAGVAGVSLERILSISENQNFSQPPQPYMMKSAMADASGAVPVQAGEMSFSVNVSVQWELAEGK is encoded by the coding sequence ATGCGTCCGATTACTGCCCTTGTTCCCTTTGCTCTCGCAACGGCTCTCACCGCTCCGGCTTTCGCCCAGGAAGCACCGCGCCCCGGCACCATCTCGATCGAGGGTCGCGCCGAAGTTACCGCCGCCCCCGATACCGCCTTCGTGACCTCCGGCGTCACCACCCAGGGCGAGACCGCCCGCGAGGCGCTCGATGCCAATACCAAGGCGATGGCCGACCTCATCGCCGCCCTCAAGGCCTCCAACATCGAAGCCAAGGACATCCAGACCTCTGGCTTCTCGGTGAACCCCAACTACGTCTATTCGGACGAGCGCGATGCGAACGGCTATTCCAAGCCGCCCAAGATCGCCGGCTACCAGGTTTCCAACGCCGTTACCGTTCGCGTGCGCGACCTGCCCTCGCTCGGCCAGGTTCTCGACAAGGCCGTGACCGTTGGCGCCAACACCATCAACGGCGTCAGCTTCAGCGTCGCCGACCCCTCCAAGCTCTATGACGAAGCCCGCAAGGCCGCTTTCGTCGACGCCAAGGAGAAGGCCGACCTCTATGCCGGCGTCGCCGGGGTGAGCCTGGAGCGTATCCTCTCGATCAGCGAGAACCAGAACTTCAGCCAGCCGCCCCAGCCCTACATGATGAAGTCGGCCATGGCCGATGCCTCCGGGGCCGTGCCCGTGCAGGCCGGCGAGATGAGCTTCTCGGTCAACGTCTCGGTGCAGTGGGAACTGGCCGAAGGCAAGTAA
- the phnK gene encoding phosphonate C-P lyase system protein PhnK, protein MSDEPLLRVTGLSKYYGSRLGCADVSFELYPGEVLAIVGESGSGKTTLLNCLSTNLEPSSGLAEYRMRDGVWRNLYELSEAERRFLMRTDWGFVHQNPADGLRMTVSAGANVGERLMAVGDRHYGRIRDTAIDWLGRVEIAEDRIDDQPRAFSGGMRQRLQIARNLVTNPRLVFMDEPTGGLDVSVQARLLDLLRSLVSELGLAAIVVTHDLAVARLLSHRMMVMKDGHVIEAGLTDRVLDDPREPYTQLLVSSILQV, encoded by the coding sequence ATGAGCGACGAACCGCTGCTCCGGGTGACGGGGCTTTCCAAATATTACGGCTCGCGGCTGGGCTGCGCCGATGTCAGCTTCGAGCTCTATCCGGGCGAAGTGCTGGCCATTGTCGGGGAAAGTGGTTCGGGCAAGACGACGCTGCTCAATTGCCTGTCGACCAATCTCGAGCCGAGTTCCGGCCTGGCCGAATACAGGATGCGCGATGGCGTGTGGCGGAACCTCTATGAGCTTTCGGAAGCCGAGCGCCGGTTCCTGATGCGGACGGACTGGGGTTTCGTGCACCAGAACCCGGCCGATGGCCTGCGTATGACGGTTTCGGCCGGCGCCAATGTCGGCGAGCGGCTGATGGCGGTGGGCGACCGGCATTACGGACGCATCCGCGATACGGCCATCGACTGGCTCGGGCGCGTGGAGATCGCGGAGGATCGGATCGACGACCAGCCGCGTGCGTTTTCGGGCGGCATGCGGCAGCGGTTGCAGATCGCGCGGAATTTGGTCACCAATCCGCGGCTGGTGTTCATGGACGAGCCGACAGGTGGGCTGGATGTCTCGGTGCAGGCGCGGCTGCTGGATCTGCTCAGGTCGCTGGTGAGCGAGCTGGGGCTGGCGGCGATCGTTGTGACGCACGACCTGGCGGTGGCGCGGCTGCTTTCGCACCGGATGATGGTGATGAAGGACGGGCACGTGATCGAGGCAGGGCTGACGGACAGGGTGCTGGACGATCCGCGCGAGCCTTACACGCAGTTGCTCGTTTCTTCGATTTTGCAGGTGTGA
- a CDS encoding fumarylacetoacetate hydrolase family protein — protein MTEAIVPASGVLLGRARVPGFQFPRVVTVRDGVVYDITAKTAPTSRDVCEGADPAGYVKSAPGTAIGPLAQVLENSWAEKTDATQPSLLSPIDLQAVKASGVTFVVSLLERVIEEQARGDKSRADALRQDILTLVGTNLSDLVPGSPAAMKVKESLIAKGVWSQYLEVGIGPDAEIFTKCQPMSSVGYGADVGLHPVSSWNNPEPEVAVVVSSAGTIVGATLGNDVNLRDVEGRSALLLGKAKDNNASASLGPFIRLFDGEFTLETIKSAELTLKVEGEDGFVLDGHSNMSQISRTPESLVAATVGRHHQYPDGLVLYLGTMFAPVKDRDGVGKGFTHKLNDVVSISTPSLGTLSNRVRLSTECPPWTYGSSHLLRDLAKAELL, from the coding sequence ATGACTGAAGCCATCGTCCCAGCGTCGGGCGTCCTGCTCGGCCGCGCCCGTGTGCCGGGTTTCCAGTTTCCGCGCGTCGTGACCGTGCGCGACGGGGTCGTCTACGACATCACCGCCAAAACGGCGCCGACTTCGCGCGATGTGTGCGAGGGGGCTGATCCGGCGGGTTACGTCAAATCCGCGCCGGGCACGGCCATCGGTCCGCTGGCGCAGGTTCTCGAAAACAGCTGGGCAGAGAAGACAGACGCTACCCAGCCGTCGCTGCTCTCGCCCATCGACCTGCAGGCGGTAAAGGCCTCGGGCGTGACTTTCGTGGTGTCGCTGCTCGAGCGTGTCATCGAGGAACAGGCGCGGGGCGACAAGTCGCGCGCCGACGCGCTGCGCCAGGATATCCTGACGCTGGTGGGGACCAACCTTTCCGATCTCGTGCCGGGCTCGCCGGCGGCGATGAAGGTCAAGGAATCGCTGATCGCCAAGGGCGTGTGGAGCCAGTATCTCGAAGTCGGCATCGGGCCGGACGCCGAAATCTTCACCAAGTGCCAGCCGATGTCCTCGGTCGGGTACGGCGCCGATGTGGGTCTGCATCCGGTCTCGAGCTGGAACAACCCCGAGCCGGAAGTGGCCGTGGTGGTTTCGAGCGCCGGGACCATCGTGGGCGCGACGCTGGGCAACGACGTCAACCTGCGCGACGTCGAAGGCCGCTCCGCCCTGCTGCTGGGCAAGGCCAAGGACAACAATGCCTCCGCTTCCCTGGGGCCGTTCATCCGGCTGTTCGATGGCGAGTTCACCCTCGAGACGATCAAGAGCGCCGAACTGACCCTCAAGGTCGAGGGCGAGGACGGGTTCGTGCTCGACGGTCACTCGAACATGAGCCAGATCTCGCGCACGCCGGAATCGCTGGTGGCGGCGACCGTGGGGCGGCATCATCAGTATCCGGACGGGCTGGTGCTCTACCTCGGCACGATGTTCGCGCCGGTCAAGGATCGCGACGGGGTCGGCAAGGGGTTTACCCACAAGCTCAACGACGTGGTATCCATTTCCACCCCGAGCCTGGGCACGCTGAGCAATCGCGTCCGGCTTTCCACCGAATGCCCGCCCTGGACTTATGGCTCCAGCCACCTGCTGCGCGACCTGGCCAAGGCGGAACTGCTGTAA
- the phnH gene encoding phosphonate C-P lyase system protein PhnH, whose protein sequence is MDNLVLDGGFADLVKDSQSVFRSVMDALSRPGLRRPIDVEAMPPAPLSPEVAAVALTVADHDCPVWLDETLAGSEAVVAWLKFHTGAPIVGDPREADFALVSGWGTLPRLDAFAIGTDEYPDRSTTVVLAVESFEGAGRTITGPGIKDTETLAIAGITEDFIAQWALNRELFPCGVDVLFAGAGQVVGLPRTTRIVEA, encoded by the coding sequence ATGGACAATCTCGTTCTCGATGGCGGGTTCGCGGACCTGGTCAAGGATTCCCAGTCGGTGTTCCGCTCCGTGATGGACGCGCTTTCGCGTCCGGGGCTCAGGCGGCCGATCGATGTGGAGGCGATGCCGCCGGCGCCGCTGTCGCCGGAAGTGGCGGCGGTCGCGCTGACGGTGGCCGATCACGACTGCCCGGTCTGGCTGGATGAGACGCTGGCGGGGTCGGAGGCCGTGGTGGCCTGGCTCAAGTTCCACACCGGGGCGCCGATCGTCGGCGATCCGCGCGAGGCGGATTTTGCGCTGGTGAGCGGGTGGGGGACGCTGCCGAGGCTCGACGCGTTTGCCATTGGAACCGATGAGTATCCGGATCGGTCGACGACGGTGGTGCTGGCGGTGGAGAGCTTTGAGGGCGCGGGGCGAACGATCACCGGGCCCGGCATCAAGGATACCGAGACGCTTGCGATTGCGGGCATCACCGAGGATTTCATCGCGCAGTGGGCGCTCAATCGGGAGCTGTTCCCGTGCGGCGTGGATGTGTTGTTCGCGGGCGCCGGCCAGGTGGTCGGGCTGCCGCGGACGACGCGGATTGTGGAGGCGTAG